A single genomic interval of Armigeres subalbatus isolate Guangzhou_Male chromosome 1, GZ_Asu_2, whole genome shotgun sequence harbors:
- the LOC134205082 gene encoding acyl-CoA Delta-9 desaturase, translated as MSPGETTTSSSENSEKFSNSDVSSAADASKEATTPSEGSRDESSSRDNKREASWPSVLFYIHLNILGVYGIFVLFSHTSAITFIFTSFLTLCGILGATAGAHRLWAHKCYQASTFLRFSLMLCQTLAGQGSIYDWVRMHRLHHEKFRTPDDPYYSDKDFLHAQVFANIRKLSPRQEKLLEQIDMRDLESDKIVMFQKRFYWLLYPILFVLLPINAPLEYWGDTVQAAIFVAFSLRYLLVLNVAWLINSAHFIWGLDKNHKQSDSNMVFVVTKSYWPQYHYLLPFDYQSGEFGNYGSGCTTAFIRVFAAMGMATKLQTMTTEAVKKGLTMAVDSGRPIVDCLKQAGAEDMCNLQREHYLKNERLH; from the exons ATGTCACCCGGCGAAACGACAACCAGTTCATCTGAGAacagcgaaaagttctccaatTCAGATGTCAGCTCCGCAGCAGATGCGTCCAAAGAAGCTACCACCCCCAGTGAAGGCTCTCGGGATGAGAGTAGTTCCCGGGACAACAAGCGGGAGGCCAGCTGGCCCTCGGTTCTGTTCTACATCCATCTTAACATTCTAGGAGTATATGGAATATTTGTATTATTCTCTCATACTTCAGCGATCACGTTCATATTCA CATCTTTTTTAACGCTATGTGGTATATTGGGTGCTACTGCCGGGGCACATAGACTATGGGCTCACAAATGCTATCAGGCTTCCACTTTCCTACGATTCTCATTGATGCTGTGCCAAACTCTGGCAGGACAG GGCTCCATCTACGACTGGGTTCGAATGCATCGCTTGCATCACGAAAAGTTTCGTACTCCGGACGACCCGTACTACAGTGACAAAGACTTCCTGCACGCCCAAGTGTTTGCCAACATCCGCAAATTGAGCCCCCGGCAGGAGAAACTGCTGGAACAGATCGACATGCGCGATCTGGAGTCcgacaaaattgtgatgttccAGAAGCGGTTCTACTGGCTGCTGTATCCGATCCTGTTCGTCCTACTACCAATCAATGCCCCCCTGGAGTACTGGGGCGATACCGTGCAAGCTGCAATTTTCGTAGCATTTTCGCTGCGTTATCTGCTGGTGCTGAACGTGGCGTGGTTGATCAATTCTGCCCACTTTATCTGGGGTCTTGACAAGAATCACAAACAAAGTGATTCCAATATGGTTTTCGTTGTAACGAAGAGTTACTGGCCGCAGTATCACTATTTACTACCATTTGACTATCAAAGTGGAGAGTTTGGAAATTATG GATCTGGATGCACTACGGCCTTCATTCGAGTGTTTGCCGCCATGGGTATGGCAACGAAGCTGCAAACCATGACTACGGAAGCCGTGAAGAAGGGACTGACGATGGCCGTAGATAGCGGACGACCAATTGTGGACTGTTTGAAGCAGGCCGGTGCCGAGGACATGTGCAATTTGCAGCGGGAGCATTATCTAAAAAATGAGAGACTTCATTGA